The genomic window AGCTGCGGCAGGAGCTGGAGGAGCTGCAAGAGGCCAAACAGCTGCTGCAGGCAGAACAGGTGCACAGGAACATTTACTCCGCATTTTCCCCCAAAAATGCCAACTTCCAGGAAAACCAATAGTTGGATATTTAACTTTAACTATTAGTTGTGTGCTTGGTACTGACTCCTGTCATGTGGCAATAAGGAATACTTGTTAAAGTGTCTGCATGTTTGGTTTATGGAATTGTAAAAAGATGCAGCATTCATTCTTGACATAGTATGATAGCAACTTGTATGTAACTTAACTCTGATGTTTTCAGAATGACCTGCAGGAGACTGTGGATCAGCTGAACATGAGCAGGGATGACCTGGAGACATCTGTGGCCAGTCTGAAGGGAGAAAAAGGTAAGAACTGTTCTGAGACAGTCTCATAGATATGGTAGATCTGTTCAAAATTACACATTTCTTCACAGTTTTACAAGTTACAAAGTCCATAGCCTAACTTTCATCAATTCAGGGCTCATGGTTACTTTCTGCATGTCAGACATCATTTTGGAATGTCAACCTAAGGAAGTGTGCCATTATTTTTGTGTAGGGTGTATcgaaagtacattttgtatctctgaTCTCAAAACAGTTCTTTTGTCAAATGTTACTGTACATTATGTCATGTACATGGGAACTTCTGCCCATCCTACAGGGAATGTGGAAGACCTAAGCATGGAGTTGGAAGACTTGAAAACTCAGCTTGTGACAAAGGATGAAGAAGTTAGTCAGGTAACTGAGGAAAAGGAGGTTCTAACCCAGGAGTTAGAAACACTTGATCATCAACATCAAGAGGCCTTAGCACATCTCATTGAAATCAGGAATCAGCTGACAGATAAACTGGAGGCATCTGAGACACAATTACAACAGACCAAAGAGGAGAAGGAGAGTTTGGCTCTTGAGCTTTCAGAATTGAAAGACCAAAATGATACAAACATAGAACTGCAAAAAGAGGCAAATCGCGAGAGAGACGAGTTACAACAGCAGATGCACCTTCAAAAAGAGGAGCTTGAAAACATCAGAAGAGAGTTAGAAGATGTAGAACAGAGGTATAGAGAATACAGGGAGGAGACAGCAGAGACAGAGGATAAGGCTGGAGAACTGAACGATAAGTTGGAACAGATGGAGGTGGAACTGGCAGCATTACGGGATGAGAGGTGTAGGATGGAGGCAGACAATAGGCAGACAGTAACTCAGCTGGAGCAGGAAGTTCAAAGGATACAGGAGAGGCTCGAGGAAGCAAGCCAGGCTGTAGAAGAGAACAGGAAGGAGGAAGAAATGCTCCAAGAACAAGTGGAAGAAGATGTCAGTATACCAAGATCTCCTTCAAGAGAAGATGAGCTTAAGAGACAACTACAGGAGCTGCAAGGAAAGGTAGATGCACTCGGGAAAAGTGTATTGGAGAAGGACACACTTCTTGATGCGCTTCGGGAGGAGAAAGAGAGTCTCCTGACTGAACTGCACCAGGGGGACAGAAAGCTGTTAGAACAGAGCAGACAGTATGAGAAAGCCATTCAGGAACTCACCAGGGCCAAGGACAACGACGCAGGCACACTGGAACAGGAGCATGAAAAGCTGGTCAAACTCTGTCAGGAGAGAGAATTCACCATCACGGAGTTGACAGCAAAGTGTGAGCAGTTACAGGGAGATTACGAGGACACCAAAGAAATGCTGCAGTCAACTGTTGAAGGGCAGGAACAACTTGCTGAGATGTTGAAAGGCAAGGATGCCGACATAAGCAGCCTTAGAGACTTAAACAACTCACTCAAAATGGAAGAGGAACAGTTGGAAAAAGTTGTGAAAGAAAAGGATTCAGTAATTGAACATTTAGAGGGACTTGAAGGACAGCTCACCAGATTAAGAAATGAAAACCAAAGTTTACAGGATGAGCTCAAACAAAAAAGTGCCTCACAAAGTACAGGAAGTACCCTCGACATCATCACTGAGTTGGAATCTGAGATCACAGAATTAAACCAAAGGCTGGCAGATCAGGAAGCTGATATTGGGGAGTTAAGTGACATTGTCACAGAAAAAGATACGACCATCGAACAGCTAGAGGAAACAATAGCCATGCAAAAGGCAACCTTAGAGGAATTTGAAAAACATCAGGACAATGAGGTGTCAGAAGTGCGTACAGAATTGAGAGAGGAAGTGGAACAGGTGGAAAGTAACCATGTATGTCATTTGGATGTTGAGGTTCAGACAGAGGAGGAGAAAGTGTCCACAGAGCAATCTTCAGAAAAGTTAAGACCATGCGAGGAGTGTACAAAACATTTGCAATCTTTAGAGGGGATCGAAGCAGAAATTCAGAAACtcagaaaagaaaatatttccctCACCTCACTGTTAGAACAGAAAACAAACTCTGTTGCTAATGATAGGATAATAAATGTAGACCATATCCAGGATAAGATGCATGCTTTGGCTGCAGAGAAAGAGCAGATATTGGGAGTACTAAATGAGAAGATGCGAGAATGCAGCAGTTTGAAGGGAGAGATTCACAGATTGGTAGATCAAGTCACAGCAGATAAAGCTTCTGTAGCACAGCTCAACGAACAGAATAAAAAGCTGTCTGAACAACTAGAGGGACCAAACAAGGACATGAGCAAGGAGGCGATTCAAAATTTGTCCAGAATTATAAATGATAAAGACATGGAGATTGAAGCTCTGAAGCAGAAGTCAGACACATTGCTTCAAGTGTTGCAAGACAGTGGGGAACAGCAAGGGGGAGCTTCCACTGCCCAGTATCACCAGGCTGTGCAAGAGAGGGACATGCTGCATGGACAGGTCCAGGCCCTGTTGTCTGAAAGGCAGCAGTTGGCCACAGCTATCAACACACAGTACCAGGACAATGTGCAACTCCAGGAAGTGGTCAGAACTGTTCAAACAGAGCTCTCAAACGACAGCTATAGCAACACCAACCTGCAGGTAGACTATAACAACTTGGTTCTGCAAATGGAAGAGAAACAAAAGGCTCTGAACACTTTGCAGGAAGAGGCACTGAAAATGAGACAGATGCTGCAAGACATTACCAAAGCCAAAGACAGACTTTTTGAGgacagaaaacagacaaactCCCTTGTAAATGATAATCTCCAAGACTTAAATGAAAGCATTGAATCCCATGAAAAGTCTATCCAGGAAAAAGACGTAAGAATCCAGGCCTTGACAGAGGAAGTTAAGACTGTTGCAGCAGCCCTTGCGACAAGGGAAGGAGAGGTGACCTACCTGCAGGGACAGGTGCGTAGTCTGGCGTCCCAGCTGCAGTCGCTACAGGTGGAACTTAGAACGCTTCAGGAGGAGAGTGACAGGAACATCCACAGGGCTAACGACAAGGACACAGAGGCACAGACTCGACTGGAGGTCAACAAGAAACTGACTGCATTACTGCAGGAGAAGGAGCTGGAGAATGCTGGGCTGAGTGAGAGGGTGGGAATTCTGGAGAGGCTGGTGAAGGAACATGCTCAGGGGGCCTCGCATGCACAGATTCTCATGACAGAGGCTGAAGACAAGCAAAAACAGGTgagtactactactaccaccTCATGTATTTATTCTGACATTACTATTTCCTATGAGTGTATTGATATGCACTGAGGTGCCAACCTGCTGTGTTGTCAAGCTGAACAATTATAGCAATAGGCCAACAGTCAGTTATCCTGTATTTGTAGAGAGTCTCATTATTTAATACTTGCAGGTCAAAAGGTATATGAATTTCTTTAGTTCCCTATGTATTTGCAATCATGAGATTTATTGTATTTTTACTGTCCCATCACAACAGATCAGTTCCCTGTTGGAGACCAAGAGGCGCCTGGAGGGTGAGGTGGGAAGACTTAGGGAACACCTGTTACAGGTGGGGGAAACTGTCCTGTGTATGCTTATTAATGTGCATTGCTCCTGAACATAGCATAAAGGACTGCTCTATGCACCTATCCTTTTTGGACACACCTATCACAATGGTAAAAATGTAGCTCCAAGAGAACACATGAAGTTGATGAACACAATTGTTGTCTGTTGTGTTTATAGGTATAAGTGCCAGTATGGCAGCTAAGTCTATGCTGAGTCAAGTTGTTTTTCTATACCTTCATGTGACTCCTAATGACCAACTGAATGGTGAGCTTCAACTATGAAATCTTGATGAATGAATAGAAGTATTTAGTTTAGTAAAGTATCATCTCTACTTGTATAGGTAGAGGATGGGTACACACAAGAGGCTCTACTGGCCGAGGAGAGAGAAAAGGACCTGAGGAATAGGCTGGCCCTTTCTGAGGAGAAAGTcttttcatcttccactgctgcAGAAAGTGCAAAGTAAATATCCCCACTTCATCTGACATGGTTTTTCACTGCATAAAGGTGTATCAGATGTGTCAAAGTTTGTGGTAAATGATTGATTTAAAGATGGTGATGGTCGTGTTTTGGCCAACATGCAATGTACacatttgaaatctgtcttaaATGTTAAAGATACAGACAATAGCGCCTTCTGACATTTACTTTGCAGTCTGCTCACAGTAGATTTTACTTATTTTACATAATGACGCTTACACTTGTATCTGTGCAGCCTCCAGGCTAATGCCCAGGTGGAGGACCTCCTGGGACAAATCCGAGCGCTGACGTCCCAGAGAGACACGGCCAACCTGCAGCTGTCCCAGGCACAGGAACAGATCCAGCAGTACGCACTGTCTCTTAGCAACCTGCAGGTCGTCATGGAGAGGTTCCAGCAAGGTACAGAAATTAATAAACTTTACTTAACTATGAAGTTGTTCGGAACCTTGATTTTCTTTTGGGTCATTGTGTACTCATGGTTTGACGTTCAGCTATTGAaaattttgcaatgttttcatagTAAGGTGTCAAATGCTCCCGCCATAGATATGTGCCTACTTAAGTCTTGAATGAAATATTTTATTCTATGTCCCCCCTGTAGAAGAGAAGGCCATGTATGCATCTGAGTTAGAGAAGTACAAGAAAGATGCTGAGCTGGCCAGAGGACAGTTGGAGCAGTTGGTCAGCAGGAACGCAAGCTTACAGGTAGGAGAAGGAAAATTAAGAGCATTCCCACAAAGTTTCTTGGTAGAGTTACCTCCAATATAAAAGATTTAAATGAACTGTATATGGGTTTCTCCCACTCTCTGCATAGTCCCCTTTAAGACAGCAGgtgaaatatcctgcatttgcCTGTAATTGTTGCAATGTTTTGTCATTCACAGGAGGAACTGGATGAAGCAAAGGAGGCATTAGAGGGTGCGGCAAGATTGACAGAACAGATGGACAGAAAAGAAGAGCAGATTATGGCTCTTCAGCATGAAGGTTAGTGGTTCTCCTGTTCAGTGCATCTAGTTTCAATGCTGCACTAATGAATGTAAAGAAAGATATCTAAAAGCAATCACAGCTGTTTTATGTGTGTGCATGAGAACAGAAGTAAGAATTGAGACTGACAGTATAGAGTTGATACACGTTACTTTTGCCAGTCAGAGTGTGTAAGCACCAACAAGTGCAGGCTAAAATGTAACTGTCCTAAATTCAAGTTTCCTTCAAAGCAGGAAAATGTTTAATATTTTGTTGTGACAGTTatcatgatatacattttaTGTTGGAGCTTGAGTATAATAGGAATTGTTTTGCAGGGTAGCTGTCAACACATACATTTGTGTATGTAATCTGTGGTAAAATTACACAAAGAGTAGTTAAACTTGTAAgggaaactgaagaaaaaaaggggGAAAACACTATATTCACCTGGTTGCTTTGTGCTGGGGGATTCTTTGGTGGCAGACCTGGTGGTCAGTGGTTGGTGCTGTCCCTGTGATGGTGGTCAGTGGTTCCTGTGGTGTGGGTGTGACCCTGTATGGATGGTTGTGTAATCTCAGCTGGCAACTGTGAGTCTAACTTCACATCCTCACGGTGCAAGCTGGGATCGCTCAAACTTCTCAGCTCTGCTTCAGTCCTTCTGTTATGTTTACCCTGCTGAACTTGGTGCACTGGCACAACTTCGTGTGTGGGCATTTTCCTATCAGAGACCTTT from Branchiostoma lanceolatum isolate klBraLanc5 chromosome 4, klBraLanc5.hap2, whole genome shotgun sequence includes these protein-coding regions:
- the LOC136433007 gene encoding thyroid receptor-interacting protein 11-like isoform X1, coding for MSWLQGSVSSLTGQLSDFTRELLTEGTEEVSDVDTELRLAKSKIQNLEAAVLTQSAECDRLKLVNAELEEKAEAAELQVKHISTEYRARLEEKEAEINELRQLQLTSQSAQSHVLTSDTLHTIPHSYRDSNLHTGDDLDFHDVISSQMEINRLSNELAGLRAECQHWKNRASKQEHADHTITPEQVSQLQRDLEDTSHQVQALNKQLQAYQAEKSSLSLQMTQLTKTKAELAEELARGGEERQQLETELTDSRSNCCRLEKELDVYRREKTELEGLITSLQSEQDKLLHENKQVSHALNATKERLWEELESHHASTSTMLQDLQDVRERFRQESGDRLATLAEKRCDIANEMADIGEQISESRSVVAELEADSDEVHRQTVEMMEQVGSPQHREITQRIVDSLEEENRLLHTHNQQLLAQVEELEHSVSSLVSEREQDEDIIMTLNQEINTIKGNPVGDMTLLNQLRRSDSEQTLGASADSDTESAVEKNTPQPQGTSALGRMLSVQDNIKHKLSPLSKMPNDDTEYDGSVSSHMSSESDLRSSDLSDAVSILQNQVQDYEREIEHFEMVRSDWQNEKDALETVLVKLRDQLKEKEYNLSVLMAQKGLMDLEKQQGGQDSSAEEAEVESQVQQLRQELEELQEAKQLLQAEQNDLQETVDQLNMSRDDLETSVASLKGEKGNVEDLSMELEDLKTQLVTKDEEVSQVTEEKEVLTQELETLDHQHQEALAHLIEIRNQLTDKLEASETQLQQTKEEKESLALELSELKDQNDTNIELQKEANRERDELQQQMHLQKEELENIRRELEDVEQRYREYREETAETEDKAGELNDKLEQMEVELAALRDERCRMEADNRQTVTQLEQEVQRIQERLEEASQAVEENRKEEEMLQEQVEEDVSIPRSPSREDELKRQLQELQGKVDALGKSVLEKDTLLDALREEKESLLTELHQGDRKLLEQSRQYEKAIQELTRAKDNDAGTLEQEHEKLVKLCQEREFTITELTAKCEQLQGDYEDTKEMLQSTVEGQEQLAEMLKGKDADISSLRDLNNSLKMEEEQLEKVVKEKDSVIEHLEGLEGQLTRLRNENQSLQDELKQKSASQSTGSTLDIITELESEITELNQRLADQEADIGELSDIVTEKDTTIEQLEETIAMQKATLEEFEKHQDNEVSEVRTELREEVEQVESNHVCHLDVEVQTEEEKVSTEQSSEKLRPCEECTKHLQSLEGIEAEIQKLRKENISLTSLLEQKTNSVANDRIINVDHIQDKMHALAAEKEQILGVLNEKMRECSSLKGEIHRLVDQVTADKASVAQLNEQNKKLSEQLEGPNKDMSKEAIQNLSRIINDKDMEIEALKQKSDTLLQVLQDSGEQQGGASTAQYHQAVQERDMLHGQVQALLSERQQLATAINTQYQDNVQLQEVVRTVQTELSNDSYSNTNLQVDYNNLVLQMEEKQKALNTLQEEALKMRQMLQDITKAKDRLFEDRKQTNSLVNDNLQDLNESIESHEKSIQEKDVRIQALTEEVKTVAAALATREGEVTYLQGQVRSLASQLQSLQVELRTLQEESDRNIHRANDKDTEAQTRLEVNKKLTALLQEKELENAGLSERVGILERLVKEHAQGASHAQILMTEAEDKQKQISSLLETKRRLEGEVGRLREHLLQVEDGYTQEALLAEEREKDLRNRLALSEEKVFSSSTAAESANLQANAQVEDLLGQIRALTSQRDTANLQLSQAQEQIQQYALSLSNLQVVMERFQQEEKAMYASELEKYKKDAELARGQLEQLVSRNASLQEELDEAKEALEGAARLTEQMDRKEEQIMALQHEVDDRDHTIEEYQHRLDQLSSSNEASVEKLLVKNLFMGYFMAPPNKKADVLKLIGNVLSFNMEEMEKVGAVPRKGWLTGWLGRKEDTSPTQHPPSSPSAARAGTSQLDTSFTQMFVKFLETESTPTLQPRLPAEEMAREQQQRRKVGNEGLAFNPFTAPLRTSAAPATSGPGDAHPLMKTVPVPMLTSAPLLVPEPGTAINTVQGTSSKHSDNVLREILQQ
- the LOC136433007 gene encoding thyroid receptor-interacting protein 11-like isoform X2 produces the protein MSWLQGSVSSLTGQLSDFTRELLTEGTEEVSDVDTELRLAKSKIQNLEAAVLTQSAECDRLKLVNAELEEKAEAAELQVKHISTEYRARLEEKEAEINELRQLQLTSQSAQSHVLTSDTLHTIPHSYRDSNLHTGDDLDFHDVISSQMEINRLSNELAGLRAECQHWKNRASKQEHADHTITPEQVSQLQRDLEDTSHQVQALNKQLQAYQAEKSSLSLQMTQLTKTKAELAEELARGGEERQQLETELTDSRSNCCRLEKELDVYRREKTELEGLITSLQSEQDKLLHENKQASTSTMLQDLQDVRERFRQESGDRLATLAEKRCDIANEMADIGEQISESRSVVAELEADSDEVHRQTVEMMEQVGSPQHREITQRIVDSLEEENRLLHTHNQQLLAQVEELEHSVSSLVSEREQDEDIIMTLNQEINTIKGNPVGDMTLLNQLRRSDSEQTLGASADSDTESAVEKNTPQPQGTSALGRMLSVQDNIKHKLSPLSKMPNDDTEYDGSVSSHMSSESDLRSSDLSDAVSILQNQVQDYEREIEHFEMVRSDWQNEKDALETVLVKLRDQLKEKEYNLSVLMAQKGLMDLEKQQGGQDSSAEEAEVESQVQQLRQELEELQEAKQLLQAEQNDLQETVDQLNMSRDDLETSVASLKGEKGNVEDLSMELEDLKTQLVTKDEEVSQVTEEKEVLTQELETLDHQHQEALAHLIEIRNQLTDKLEASETQLQQTKEEKESLALELSELKDQNDTNIELQKEANRERDELQQQMHLQKEELENIRRELEDVEQRYREYREETAETEDKAGELNDKLEQMEVELAALRDERCRMEADNRQTVTQLEQEVQRIQERLEEASQAVEENRKEEEMLQEQVEEDVSIPRSPSREDELKRQLQELQGKVDALGKSVLEKDTLLDALREEKESLLTELHQGDRKLLEQSRQYEKAIQELTRAKDNDAGTLEQEHEKLVKLCQEREFTITELTAKCEQLQGDYEDTKEMLQSTVEGQEQLAEMLKGKDADISSLRDLNNSLKMEEEQLEKVVKEKDSVIEHLEGLEGQLTRLRNENQSLQDELKQKSASQSTGSTLDIITELESEITELNQRLADQEADIGELSDIVTEKDTTIEQLEETIAMQKATLEEFEKHQDNEVSEVRTELREEVEQVESNHVCHLDVEVQTEEEKVSTEQSSEKLRPCEECTKHLQSLEGIEAEIQKLRKENISLTSLLEQKTNSVANDRIINVDHIQDKMHALAAEKEQILGVLNEKMRECSSLKGEIHRLVDQVTADKASVAQLNEQNKKLSEQLEGPNKDMSKEAIQNLSRIINDKDMEIEALKQKSDTLLQVLQDSGEQQGGASTAQYHQAVQERDMLHGQVQALLSERQQLATAINTQYQDNVQLQEVVRTVQTELSNDSYSNTNLQVDYNNLVLQMEEKQKALNTLQEEALKMRQMLQDITKAKDRLFEDRKQTNSLVNDNLQDLNESIESHEKSIQEKDVRIQALTEEVKTVAAALATREGEVTYLQGQVRSLASQLQSLQVELRTLQEESDRNIHRANDKDTEAQTRLEVNKKLTALLQEKELENAGLSERVGILERLVKEHAQGASHAQILMTEAEDKQKQISSLLETKRRLEGEVGRLREHLLQVEDGYTQEALLAEEREKDLRNRLALSEEKVFSSSTAAESANLQANAQVEDLLGQIRALTSQRDTANLQLSQAQEQIQQYALSLSNLQVVMERFQQEEKAMYASELEKYKKDAELARGQLEQLVSRNASLQEELDEAKEALEGAARLTEQMDRKEEQIMALQHEVDDRDHTIEEYQHRLDQLSSSNEASVEKLLVKNLFMGYFMAPPNKKADVLKLIGNVLSFNMEEMEKVGAVPRKGWLTGWLGRKEDTSPTQHPPSSPSAARAGTSQLDTSFTQMFVKFLETESTPTLQPRLPAEEMAREQQQRRKVGNEGLAFNPFTAPLRTSAAPATSGPGDAHPLMKTVPVPMLTSAPLLVPEPGTAINTVQGTSSKHSDNVLREILQQ